CGGACCAACGTCGCGCTCGGCGGCGCGGTCGAGGACGCCACCGACGACATGCCGCAGGAGGCGGCCGACACCGCCCTCTACGCGGCCGAGGTGATGGGCCTCGACTACGCCGGCGTCGACCTCGTCGAGGGGTACGACGGCTGGTACGTCCTCGAAGTGAACCCCACCGCCGGCTTCAAGGGCCTCTTCGAGGCGACCGGCACCAGCCCGGCGCCCCACATCGCGAAGCTCGCGATCGAGACGGTCGGCGGCGAGGTGGACGACGAGGCGGTCGAGCGGGTCGCCGCGACCCTCGACGACTCGCGGCCCTCCTGCGCGCCGGCGCCGAAGCCGACCTCGACCGAGCAGCCCGACATCGGCTACATCGAGGAGGTCGTCGTCACCGGCACCTCCGGCTCCACGCAGGCGCTCGCGAAGTCGGACACGGGCGCGACCCGGACGAGCATCGACACCCAGCTGGCCGCCGAGATCGGGGCCGGCCCGATCAAGAGCATGACGCGCGTCAAGTCGGGCAGCGTGAAGGGGGGGAAGGCCCGCCCGGTCGTCGACCTCGTCATCGGCATCGGCGGCAACCAGCACACCGTCACCGCGAGCGTCGAGGACCGCGGCCACATGGAGTACCCGCTGCTGCTCGGCCGCGACATCCTCACCGACTACCGGGTCGACGTGCGCCGGCGCGCCGACACCGACGAGGCGGAGCGCGACGAGGCGGGCGAGATCTTAGAAGAGGAGGAGTGACGCCGGCGGATCGCTCTCGAATCGAACGCCGGAGCCGTCTCAAGAAGTTATAAGACCGAGGGTGTCAATGGCACGGCACATGGTGAAGAGCACGGTTCGGTTCCCCGAGTCGGTCGTCGAGGAGATCGAATCGCTCGTCGACGAGGGGCAGTTCGAGAGCAAGTCGGAGTTCTACCGCTTCTCGGCCGACTACGTGCTCTCCCGGACGCTGGACGAGTACGACCCGGAGACGATCGACTACGAGTCGATCGAGGCCGAGGTGATCCCGCAGACCGATCGGGAACTCGGCACCGACGGCGACGCGGAGGGGCCGCCGTTCTTCGAGTCCGTCGCGTTCGTGCGGAAGCTCGCGCTCCGCGGGAAGTTCAGCGACGCCGAGGACTTCATCGACCACCAGTATGTCCCCGGCGACCGCCACGCGGTCCTCCTCGAGGAGATCCTCCGGCTGTACCGCGAGGACACACCGAGCGACGGGCGGCCGCCGGCGCCCGAGCGCGAGCAGGAGCCGCCGACCCGGAGCCGATAGCCCGGTCGGCGCCGCGTGCGCATGAACGTCGTCACGCTCGAACGGACCCGGACCTGTATCCGGTGTCACGAGCGGTTCACCGAACCCTCCGGAACGGTCACGCGGATCTGTGACGACTGTCCGGGCCGCAGGCTCGGGGCGGCCGCCGGCTCGGCGGGCGAGAGCGTCGTGGGACGCGCCCGCGAACGGACGTGTATCCGCTGTGAGGAGTCGTTCCTCGAACTGCCGGGCGAGGTCTCGCGGCTCTGTCGGTCGTGCGACCCGGACCACGTCGTCCTCGACTGACGCCGAACCGCCGACCGGTCAGGACTCGTACTCGGCCCAGACGTACCGCGTCCCGTAGCTCCGGTAGGGCCGCCACGCCGCCCCGATCTCCCGCATCTCCGCGCGCGACAGCTCCTCGCCGTCGTTGTAGATCCGCTCTATCCCCTTCCGCACCGCGAGGTCCCCGAGCGGCAGCACGTCCCCGCGGCCGAGCGCGAAGATGAGGTACATCCGCGCGGTCCACGCCCCGACGCCGCGGATCTCGGTGAGCCGGTCGACGACCGCCTCGTCGCTCACGCCCGCCAGCCCCTCCCGGGTGAAGTCGCGCTCGCCGTCGCGGAAGGCGGCGGCGACGTTACGTAGGTACTCGACCTTCGTGCCGCTGAGTCCGGCCTCGCGCAGGGCCGCCTCGTCGGCGGCGAGGACGCGGTCTGGCGTCGGCGCGCCGCCGAGGACGTCCACGAAGCGCTCGCGGATCGCCGCCGCGGAGGCCGTCGAGAGCTGCTGGTTCACGATCGAGGTACAGAGCCGGGCGAACTCGTCGTCCGCGGGCGCGACGTCGAGGGGGCCGCGCCGGTCGACCAGCGCCGCCATCGTCGGGTCCTCGCGGAGGGTCGCCGCGACGGAATCGTCCATGGCGGTGGGCGGGACCGCACGCACGAGTGCGATTCGGTTCCGCGCCGACCCGGCGGCCGCCTCGGTGCGCGTCGTCCCGCCCCTTCCTCACCGCGATAAACTCACCGCGCGTTTGGCGTTTGGAAGATGGAAAGGTTCAATCATGACGGTTCCGACCGTTCGGGTATGCAACTCGAAGACGTCCAGCGCGTGGTAGTGCTCGGCGCCGGAAACATGGGACACGGGATCGCGGAAGTGGCCGCGCTCGCCGGCTACGACGTGTCGCTCCGCGACATCAACGACGAACTCGTCCAGAAGGGGTACGACCAGATCGAGTGGTCGCTCGGCAAGCTCGCGGAGAAGGACCGCATCGGCGGCGACGAGGCCGACGCCGCGCTCGACCGCGTCGAGGCGTTCGTCGACCTCGAGGACGCGCTCGACGGCGCCGACGTGGTCGTCGAGGTCGTCCCCGAGAAGATGGCGATCAAGAAGGACGTGTACGACGAGGTGGTCGAACACGCCCCCGACGAGGCCGTCTTCGTCACCAACACATCCAGCCTCTCTATCACCGAACTGTCGGAGGTCACCGACCGCCCCGAGCGCTTCTGCGGGATGCACTTCTTCAACCCGCCGGTGCGGATGGACCTCGTCGAGGTCATCTCGGGGAAACACACCTCGGAGGACACCCTCGACCTGATCGAGGGGCTCGCGGAGTCGATGGGGAAGACCCCGGTCCGCGTCCGAAAGGACAGCCCCGGGTTCGTCGTCAACCGCATCCTCGTCCCGCTGATGAACGAGGCGGCGTGGATCGTCGAGTCCGGCGACGCCGATGTCGAGACGGTCGACTCCACGACGAAGTTCGGCATGGGCCTCCCGATGGGGTCGTTCGAACTCGCGGACCAGGTCGGCATCGACGTGGGCTACCACGTGCTGG
The sequence above is a segment of the Halorubrum sp. 2020YC2 genome. Coding sequences within it:
- a CDS encoding RimK/LysX family protein — protein: MSSDSVRVGVLSLHNSKETKAICNAVEDLGHEPVWLREENAAVSVEDGDVSVEPAVDVIANRLLLSNTDQPAELLGLAATFERIRPMLNEPNAVLASIHKFATAATLADWNIRVPDALLALSNDRLNEGRERFGDVGVYKTAIGTHGGGTWKVDLTERVNPKVGNRQAFLQQLIDRDDEKHRDLRVYVVGDEIVGSMYRYAPEGDWRTNVALGGAVEDATDDMPQEAADTALYAAEVMGLDYAGVDLVEGYDGWYVLEVNPTAGFKGLFEATGTSPAPHIAKLAIETVGGEVDDEAVERVAATLDDSRPSCAPAPKPTSTEQPDIGYIEEVVVTGTSGSTQALAKSDTGATRTSIDTQLAAEIGAGPIKSMTRVKSGSVKGGKARPVVDLVIGIGGNQHTVTASVEDRGHMEYPLLLGRDILTDYRVDVRRRADTDEAERDEAGEILEEEE
- a CDS encoding DNA-3-methyladenine glycosylase 2 family protein — protein: MDDSVAATLREDPTMAALVDRRGPLDVAPADDEFARLCTSIVNQQLSTASAAAIRERFVDVLGGAPTPDRVLAADEAALREAGLSGTKVEYLRNVAAAFRDGERDFTREGLAGVSDEAVVDRLTEIRGVGAWTARMYLIFALGRGDVLPLGDLAVRKGIERIYNDGEELSRAEMREIGAAWRPYRSYGTRYVWAEYES